The following are from one region of the Ochotona princeps isolate mOchPri1 chromosome 15, mOchPri1.hap1, whole genome shotgun sequence genome:
- the LOC101532364 gene encoding LOW QUALITY PROTEIN: ADP-ribosylation factor-like protein 4A (The sequence of the model RefSeq protein was modified relative to this genomic sequence to represent the inferred CDS: inserted 1 base in 1 codon; deleted 2 bases in 1 codon), whose protein sequence is MGNGFSDQTSILASXPSFQPFHIVILGLDCAGKTTVLYPLQFNEFVNTVPTKEFNTEKIKVTLGNSKTVTFHFWDVGGQEKLRPLWKSYTRCTDGIVFVVDSVDVERMEEAKTELHKITRISENQGVPVLTVAYRNSLSLSEIEKLLAMGELSSSTPWYLQPTCAIIGDGLKEGLEKLHEMILKRRKMLRQQKKKR, encoded by the exons ATGGGGAATGGATTTTCAGACCAAACTTCCATCCTGGCCA CGCCCTCCTTCCAGCCCTTCCACATCGTCATCCTGGGCTTGGACTGTGCAGGCAAGACC ACAGTCTTGTACCCACTGCAGTTCAATGAATTTGTAAACACTGTACCCACGAAAGAATTTAACACGGAGAAAATCAAGGTAACCTTGGGAAACTCCAAGACTGTCACTTTTCACTTTTGGGATGTAGGTGGTCAGGAGAAATTAAGGCCACTGTGGAAGTCCTACACCAGGTGCACAGATGGCATCGTGTTCGTGGTGGACTCCGTGGACGTGGAAAGGATGGAGGAGGCGAAAACTGAACTTCATAAAATCACTAGGATATCCGAAAATCAAGGGGTCCCTGTGCTTACAGTTGCTTACAGGAACTCACTGTCACTTTCGGAAATTGAGAAGTTGTTAGCGATGGGGGAACTGAGCTCATCCACTCCGTGGTACCTGCAGCCCACGTGTGCCATCATAGGAGACGGATTAAAGGAAGGACTTGAGAAACTGCACGAGATGATCCTCAAAAGGAGGAAGATGTTGCGAcaacagaagaagaaaagatga